In Streptomyces seoulensis, the following are encoded in one genomic region:
- a CDS encoding MarR family winged helix-turn-helix transcriptional regulator, with translation MDNGSPGPTPGFLVWRLANKWRVAVDRAVAPLGLTHAQYSLVASLYGLRRTGERPSQRQLADHTGLEALYVSKLARALESAGMIERTRDPRDPRAVQLQLTEQGYAVTGRAIDAVQELLQRLMEPLGGLDVPRARTFTSELTTLLDAPLATPVSDDENAQGAPS, from the coding sequence ATGGACAACGGTTCACCGGGTCCCACGCCCGGCTTCCTGGTGTGGCGGCTCGCCAACAAGTGGCGTGTCGCCGTCGACCGCGCGGTGGCACCGCTGGGTCTCACGCACGCCCAGTACTCGCTGGTCGCTTCCCTGTACGGCCTGCGGCGCACGGGCGAGCGCCCCAGTCAGCGTCAACTCGCCGACCACACCGGCCTGGAGGCGCTGTACGTCTCGAAGCTGGCGCGTGCCCTGGAGTCCGCCGGCATGATCGAGCGCACCCGCGACCCCCGTGACCCGCGCGCGGTACAGCTCCAGCTCACCGAGCAGGGCTACGCCGTCACCGGGCGGGCCATCGACGCGGTCCAGGAACTGCTTCAGCGGCTGATGGAGCCGCTCGGGGGTCTCGACGTCCCGCGAGCGCGGACCTTCACCAGTGAGCTGACAACGCTGCTCGACGCACCTCTCGCGACACCCGTATCCGACGACGAGAACGCTCAGGGGGCACCCTCATGA
- a CDS encoding aromatic amino acid ammonia-lyase — protein MTDSSRILISGAGLRCADVVRVARRSAWPKLAPDALTRAEQSYELAVELGAKGAVYGRTTGVGANRHIVVDPDGADLHGLRLLRSHAGGTGAPLPDDAVRAVMAVRLNQLAAAGSGVHPRLLRALEQALRVGALPLVHTRGAIGTGDLTALAEIALTLAGELPWESGGIDPVAISPGDALAFISSNAATLAEAVLAWHDLSRLLAASHVVTALTFCALGGSAEAYDERVHASRPHPGAVRCAAELRRLLTSGGDLPPGRRLQDPFGLRAFPQVQGPALEAAAHVEQVLEVDINAAAENPLIDTETRQAFHHGQFSTAPVALAFDYLRAALHHTAELSAARLSDLVEPDLSGLPPFLAEGPAGSSGVMILEYVAHDALGTLRHAASPVTLGTAVISRGLEDHASFSTHAVRSTVAATAAYRTVLACELLGAVRALRISGTELPDTPLRHAFALASAGLPHVAEDHPLSTEIQQAERLLDRLAVL, from the coding sequence ATGACCGACTCCAGCCGCATCCTGATCAGCGGCGCCGGACTGAGGTGCGCCGACGTGGTCCGCGTCGCCCGGCGCAGCGCGTGGCCGAAGCTCGCGCCCGACGCGCTGACCAGGGCGGAACAGAGTTACGAACTGGCCGTGGAGCTGGGCGCGAAGGGCGCGGTGTACGGCCGGACCACCGGTGTCGGCGCCAACCGCCACATCGTCGTCGACCCCGACGGCGCCGACCTGCACGGCCTGCGCCTGCTGCGCAGCCACGCCGGCGGCACCGGCGCGCCGCTGCCCGACGACGCGGTGCGCGCGGTGATGGCCGTACGCCTCAACCAGCTCGCCGCCGCCGGCAGCGGAGTGCACCCCCGGCTGCTCCGGGCCCTGGAACAGGCCCTGCGGGTCGGCGCGCTGCCCCTCGTGCACACCCGTGGCGCGATCGGCACCGGCGACCTCACCGCGCTGGCCGAGATCGCGCTGACCCTCGCCGGCGAACTGCCCTGGGAGTCCGGCGGCATCGACCCGGTGGCCATCAGCCCCGGCGACGCGCTCGCCTTCATCTCCAGCAACGCCGCGACCCTCGCCGAGGCCGTCCTCGCCTGGCACGACCTGTCCCGGCTGCTCGCGGCCAGCCATGTCGTCACCGCGCTGACCTTCTGCGCGCTGGGCGGCTCGGCGGAGGCGTACGACGAGCGCGTGCACGCCTCACGGCCGCATCCCGGCGCCGTACGGTGCGCCGCCGAGCTGCGCCGGCTGCTCACCTCGGGCGGCGACCTGCCGCCCGGCCGGCGCCTCCAGGACCCCTTCGGCCTGCGGGCCTTCCCCCAGGTGCAGGGGCCCGCGCTGGAGGCTGCCGCGCATGTGGAACAGGTGCTTGAGGTCGACATCAACGCGGCGGCGGAGAACCCGCTCATCGACACGGAGACCCGACAAGCCTTCCACCACGGCCAGTTCTCCACCGCGCCGGTCGCCCTCGCCTTCGACTACCTGCGCGCCGCGCTCCACCACACCGCCGAGCTGTCCGCCGCCCGCCTCAGCGACCTCGTCGAACCCGACCTCAGCGGCCTCCCGCCGTTCCTCGCCGAGGGCCCGGCGGGCAGCTCCGGCGTCATGATCCTCGAATACGTCGCCCACGACGCCCTCGGCACCCTCCGCCACGCCGCCTCCCCGGTCACCCTCGGCACCGCCGTGATCTCCCGGGGCCTGGAGGACCACGCCAGCTTCTCCACCCACGCGGTGCGCAGCACGGTCGCGGCCACGGCCGCCTACCGCACCGTCCTGGCCTGCGAACTCCTGGGCGCGGTGCGCGCGTTGCGCATCTCCGGCACCGAACTCCCCGACACCCCCCTCCGCCACGCCTTCGCCCTGGCCTCGGCGGGCCTTCCCCATGTGGCCGAGGACCACCCGCTGAGCACCGAAATCCAGCAGGCGGAAAGGCTGTTGGACCGGCTGGCGGTTCTGTAG
- a CDS encoding MurR/RpiR family transcriptional regulator, with the protein MPRSLHELLTAHRLTPAQRRIASYLAERPRDAAALTSAELAEHAQVSQPSVTRFVALLGFDGYGEFRRYLRSATTEPVLERGGNKFQAAVDADLRNLAALRAQLSDEARLRAIAERLMASVPLVVVGYRVSAAQAASFAYLATKIHPDVRLLTDSGSVFGDHLRHAHRCGAQTLVMVALPRYPRECAAALQQARTLGLHTLLITDRLVTALTPLADDVLSAGVASEFVFDSHAAVVSLTVALVEAMADAAGASARQRLEGFEDYAAEQDLFLRE; encoded by the coding sequence GTGCCCCGGTCGCTGCACGAGCTGCTCACCGCGCACCGCCTCACGCCCGCGCAACGGCGCATCGCCAGCTACCTGGCCGAGCGTCCGCGCGACGCCGCCGCGCTCACCAGCGCCGAGCTGGCCGAGCACGCGCAGGTGAGCCAGCCGTCGGTGACCCGTTTCGTCGCGCTGCTCGGCTTCGACGGGTACGGGGAGTTCCGGCGCTATCTGCGAAGCGCGACCACCGAGCCGGTGCTGGAGCGCGGCGGCAACAAGTTCCAGGCCGCCGTCGACGCCGACCTGCGCAACCTGGCCGCGCTGCGGGCCCAGCTCTCCGACGAGGCCCGGCTGCGGGCCATCGCCGAGCGGCTGATGGCTTCGGTTCCGCTGGTCGTCGTGGGGTACCGCGTGTCGGCCGCGCAGGCCGCCTCGTTCGCCTACCTTGCCACCAAGATCCATCCGGATGTCCGGCTGCTGACCGATTCGGGCAGTGTGTTCGGCGACCATCTGCGGCACGCCCACCGGTGTGGCGCCCAAACACTGGTGATGGTCGCGCTCCCCCGCTACCCGCGGGAGTGCGCGGCCGCGCTCCAACAGGCTCGCACGCTGGGCCTGCACACGCTTCTGATCACGGACCGGCTCGTCACGGCGCTCACCCCGCTCGCCGACGACGTGCTGAGCGCGGGAGTCGCCTCCGAGTTCGTGTTCGACTCGCACGCCGCGGTCGTCTCGCTGACCGTGGCACTGGTGGAGGCGATGGCCGACGCGGCCGGTGCCTCGGCCCGGCAACGACTGGAAGGTTTCGAAGACTATGCCGCAGAGCAAGACCTCTTCCTCCGGGAGTGA
- a CDS encoding MFS transporter — MPQSKTSSSGSDNPGGSGSDEAATAFDDAPLNRFHLRITALTFCANYSDGYELGIISIALPLIAQQLGFGSVWEGLLGAAALIGIFLGSVVVGWGADRIGRQRLYTYNFLLIAVASAAEFFVTGPTQLFVLRLLIGIGIGADYALGPTLVAEFVPRRYRGGLLASLTVMWTVGYVVAFFLGNWVVGLGGEAWRWLLASSSVPALAVVLLRLGVPESPRWLVARGHLERARAVVRRLGGDEDAVASLVAHAHTTADRPRARYRDLFGPEYWRRTAFGVIFYNAQVVPYFAIYTFLPLVLAKIGVGEEDTTSDGILNLFLLGGSVAGLWLVAKMTRRGLTIWSFVVLIAALAPMAVWPDAPKGLLFPLFLLFTFTMSAAVNLDQVYPAELFPTDLRSSGVGLLNGMSRIGSAIGTFLLPLSLDHIGFSPTMLALTLVLAVGLAASVAWAPETKNAALD, encoded by the coding sequence ATGCCGCAGAGCAAGACCTCTTCCTCCGGGAGTGACAATCCCGGAGGCTCGGGGAGCGACGAGGCGGCGACGGCGTTCGACGACGCTCCCCTCAACCGTTTCCATCTGCGCATCACGGCGCTGACGTTCTGCGCCAACTACTCCGACGGCTATGAACTCGGCATCATCAGCATCGCCCTGCCGTTGATCGCCCAGCAGCTGGGGTTCGGCTCCGTGTGGGAGGGGCTGCTCGGCGCCGCGGCGCTGATCGGCATCTTCCTCGGCAGTGTGGTCGTCGGCTGGGGTGCGGACCGGATCGGCCGCCAGCGTCTTTACACGTACAACTTCCTGCTCATCGCGGTCGCGTCGGCCGCCGAGTTCTTCGTGACCGGGCCCACCCAGTTGTTCGTCCTGCGTCTGCTGATCGGTATCGGCATCGGCGCCGACTACGCGCTGGGCCCGACGCTGGTCGCCGAGTTCGTACCGCGCCGCTACCGGGGCGGGCTGCTCGCGTCCCTGACCGTCATGTGGACGGTGGGGTACGTGGTGGCGTTCTTCCTCGGCAACTGGGTGGTCGGTCTCGGGGGCGAGGCGTGGCGGTGGCTGCTCGCGTCCAGCAGTGTGCCGGCGCTGGCCGTGGTGCTGCTGCGGCTCGGAGTGCCGGAGTCTCCGCGCTGGCTGGTCGCGCGCGGGCATCTGGAGCGGGCGCGGGCCGTGGTGCGCCGGCTCGGTGGCGACGAGGACGCGGTCGCGTCCCTGGTCGCGCACGCGCACACCACCGCCGACCGTCCCCGGGCGCGCTACCGCGACCTGTTCGGCCCCGAGTACTGGCGGCGGACGGCGTTCGGCGTCATCTTCTACAACGCCCAGGTGGTGCCGTACTTCGCCATCTATACGTTCCTGCCGCTGGTGCTGGCCAAGATCGGGGTCGGCGAGGAGGACACCACCAGCGACGGCATCCTGAACCTGTTCCTGCTGGGCGGCAGCGTGGCGGGCCTGTGGCTGGTGGCGAAGATGACCCGGCGCGGGCTGACGATCTGGTCCTTCGTCGTCCTGATCGCCGCGCTCGCCCCCATGGCGGTGTGGCCCGACGCGCCGAAGGGGCTGCTCTTCCCGCTGTTCCTGCTCTTCACGTTCACCATGTCGGCGGCCGTCAACCTCGACCAGGTCTACCCGGCCGAACTCTTCCCCACCGACCTCCGCAGCTCCGGCGTCGGCCTCCTGAACGGCATGAGCCGCATCGGCTCCGCGATCGGCACCTTCCTCCTCCCCCTCAGCCTCGACCACATCGGCTTCTCCCCCACCATGCTGGCACTGACCCTGGTCCTGG